A region of Lacinutrix sp. Hel_I_90 DNA encodes the following proteins:
- the rpoC gene encoding DNA-directed RNA polymerase subunit beta', whose product MARKQDKNTVQRFNKISIGLASPESILAESRGEVLKPETINYRTHKPERDGLFCERIFGPVKDYECACGKYKRIRYKGIVCDRCGVEVTEKKVRRDRVGHINLVVPVAHIWYFRSLPNKIGYLLGLPSKKLDMIIYYERYVVIQPGNAKNGEGEPLQKMDFLTEEEYLNVLETLPQDNNYLEDADPNKFIAKMGAECLIDLLARIDLDALSFELRHKANTETSKQRKTEALKRLQVVEALRESNNNRENRPEWMILKVVPIIPPELRPLVPLDGGRFATSDLNDLYRRVIIRNNRLKRLVEIKAPEVILRNEKRMLQESVDSLLDNTRKSSAVKTDSNRPLKSLSDSLKGKQGRFRQNLLGKRVDYSARSVIVVGPELKLFECGLPKNMAAELYKPFIIRKLIERGIVKTVKSAKKIIDKKEPVVWDILENVLKGHPVLLNRAPTLHRLGIQAFQPKLIEGKAIQLHPLVCTAFNADFDGDQMAVHLPLGPEAILECQLLMLASHNILNPANGSPVTVPSQDMVLGLYYMTKLRLSTPEVPVKGQGLTFYSAEEVNIAYNEQKVDLNAQIKVRTMDFNAEGELVPQIIETTTGRVLFNEKVPAAAGYVNEVLTKKSLRDIIGEILKLTSVPETAAFLDEIKTLGYNFAFRGGLSFSLGDIIIPPEKQSMIDAANKKVDAITGNYNMGLITNNERYNQVIDIWTSTNAELTELSMKRIREDQQGFNSVYMMLDSGARGSKEQIRQLTGMRGLMAKPKKSNAGGGEIIENPILSNFKEGLSILEYFISTHGARKGLADTALKTADAGYLTRRLVDVSQDVIVNSEDCGTLRGVEVTALKKNDEVVEKLQERIVGRVALNDVYNPITEELLVEAGQLINDAIAAKIQNSPVDTVEVRSPLSCEAKQGICAQCYGRNLATNKMVQRGEAVGVVAAQSIGEPGTQLTLRTFHVGGIAGNISEVNKLAVKFDGIAEIEELKTVKGTDKEGKEVNIVISRTSELKLVDKKTGITLSTNNIPYGSTIFVEDGDKLKAGDVVCAWDPYNGVIISEFAGKVRYENIEQGVTYQVEIDEQTGFQEKVISESRNKKLIPTLIVEDAKGEAIRSYNLPVGAHIMIDDGEKIKIGKILVKIPRKSAKSGDITGGLPRVTELFEARNPSNPAVVSEIDGVVSFGKIKRGNREIIVESKLGDIKKYLVKLSNQILVQENDFIKAGMPLSDGSITPNDILNIKGPAAVQQYLVNEVQEVYRLQGVKINDKHFEVVVRQMMRKVRIIDSGDTIFLEDQLAHKADFIEENDAIFGMKVVESAGESSNLKEGQIITAFELRDENSLLRREDKKLVEARDARPATATPILQGITRASLQTKSFISAASFQETTKVLNEAAVAGKIDTLEGLKENVIVGHRIPAGTGMRAYENIIVGSKEEFDQMMQAKKEVNYN is encoded by the coding sequence ATGGCAAGAAAGCAAGATAAGAATACAGTACAGAGATTTAACAAAATCTCAATTGGCTTAGCGTCACCAGAGTCTATTTTAGCAGAGTCTAGAGGTGAAGTTTTAAAGCCAGAAACTATTAATTATCGTACACATAAACCAGAAAGAGATGGTTTGTTTTGTGAGCGTATTTTTGGTCCTGTAAAAGACTACGAATGTGCTTGTGGTAAATATAAGAGAATTCGCTACAAAGGTATTGTTTGTGACCGTTGTGGTGTAGAAGTAACAGAAAAGAAAGTACGTCGTGATAGAGTAGGACACATCAACTTAGTTGTGCCTGTAGCTCATATTTGGTACTTCCGTTCGTTACCAAACAAAATTGGTTATTTATTAGGGTTACCATCTAAGAAATTAGATATGATTATTTACTACGAACGTTACGTAGTTATTCAGCCAGGTAATGCTAAAAATGGCGAAGGAGAGCCATTACAAAAAATGGATTTCTTAACGGAAGAAGAGTATTTAAATGTTTTAGAAACACTTCCGCAGGATAATAATTATTTAGAAGACGCAGATCCTAACAAGTTTATCGCTAAAATGGGAGCTGAATGTCTTATCGATTTATTAGCGCGTATTGATTTAGATGCTTTATCTTTTGAATTACGTCACAAAGCCAATACAGAAACGTCTAAACAACGTAAAACTGAAGCCCTAAAACGTCTTCAAGTTGTAGAAGCTTTACGTGAGTCTAACAACAATCGTGAAAATCGTCCAGAATGGATGATTTTAAAAGTAGTGCCAATTATTCCACCAGAATTAAGACCATTAGTGCCTTTAGATGGTGGCCGTTTTGCCACTTCAGATTTAAATGATTTATACCGTCGTGTAATTATCCGTAACAACCGTCTTAAAAGATTAGTTGAGATAAAAGCACCAGAAGTTATTTTACGTAACGAAAAACGTATGTTGCAAGAATCTGTAGATTCATTATTAGATAACACACGTAAATCATCAGCTGTAAAAACAGATTCTAACAGACCGTTAAAGTCACTTTCAGATTCGCTTAAAGGTAAGCAAGGACGTTTCCGTCAAAACTTACTTGGTAAGCGTGTTGATTATTCTGCACGTTCGGTAATTGTTGTAGGACCAGAATTGAAATTATTTGAATGTGGTCTTCCAAAAAACATGGCTGCGGAACTTTATAAGCCGTTCATCATTCGTAAATTAATCGAAAGAGGCATTGTAAAAACAGTAAAATCAGCTAAAAAAATTATAGATAAAAAAGAGCCAGTCGTTTGGGATATCTTGGAGAATGTTCTTAAAGGACACCCAGTATTACTAAACCGTGCGCCTACGCTTCACCGATTAGGTATTCAGGCCTTCCAGCCAAAACTTATTGAAGGTAAAGCAATACAATTACACCCCTTGGTGTGTACAGCCTTTAACGCCGATTTTGATGGTGACCAGATGGCAGTACACTTACCATTAGGACCAGAAGCTATTTTAGAGTGCCAATTGTTAATGTTAGCCTCTCACAATATCTTGAATCCAGCAAACGGTTCTCCAGTAACTGTACCTTCTCAGGATATGGTGCTTGGTCTGTATTATATGACCAAACTACGCCTTTCTACACCAGAAGTACCTGTAAAAGGTCAAGGCTTAACTTTTTATTCTGCAGAAGAAGTAAATATTGCTTACAACGAACAAAAAGTTGATTTAAATGCACAAATTAAAGTGCGTACCATGGACTTTAATGCTGAAGGAGAATTAGTACCACAAATTATTGAAACAACCACAGGTCGTGTATTGTTTAATGAAAAAGTACCAGCTGCTGCAGGTTATGTTAACGAAGTATTAACTAAGAAATCGCTTAGAGATATTATTGGTGAAATTTTAAAATTAACAAGCGTACCAGAAACAGCTGCTTTCTTAGATGAAATTAAGACTTTAGGATATAACTTTGCCTTTAGAGGTGGATTATCGTTTAGTTTAGGAGATATTATTATCCCGCCAGAAAAGCAATCAATGATTGATGCTGCCAACAAAAAGGTGGATGCAATTACTGGTAACTATAACATGGGATTAATAACAAATAACGAACGTTATAATCAGGTTATTGATATTTGGACGTCAACGAACGCAGAATTGACAGAGTTGTCTATGAAGCGTATTCGCGAAGACCAACAAGGATTTAACTCTGTGTATATGATGCTTGATTCTGGAGCCCGTGGATCTAAAGAACAGATTCGCCAGTTAACCGGAATGCGTGGATTAATGGCTAAGCCTAAAAAATCTAATGCAGGTGGAGGAGAAATTATTGAAAACCCAATTCTTTCTAACTTTAAAGAAGGTCTTTCAATTTTAGAATACTTTATTTCAACGCACGGTGCACGTAAAGGTCTTGCCGATACAGCACTTAAAACTGCCGATGCAGGTTATTTAACGCGTCGTTTAGTTGATGTGTCTCAAGATGTTATTGTAAACAGTGAAGATTGTGGAACATTAAGAGGTGTTGAAGTTACAGCATTAAAGAAAAATGATGAAGTTGTAGAGAAGTTACAGGAGCGTATTGTAGGTCGTGTAGCACTTAACGATGTTTATAATCCTATTACGGAAGAGTTATTGGTTGAAGCAGGACAATTAATTAATGATGCGATTGCAGCAAAAATTCAAAATTCTCCAGTAGATACCGTAGAAGTACGTTCACCATTAAGTTGTGAAGCTAAACAAGGAATCTGTGCACAGTGTTACGGAAGAAACTTAGCAACAAATAAAATGGTTCAACGTGGTGAGGCTGTTGGTGTAGTTGCTGCACAGTCTATTGGTGAGCCAGGAACACAGTTAACATTACGTACGTTCCACGTGGGTGGTATTGCAGGTAACATTTCTGAGGTAAATAAGCTTGCTGTTAAGTTTGATGGTATTGCCGAAATTGAAGAATTAAAAACTGTAAAGGGTACTGATAAAGAAGGAAAAGAAGTCAATATTGTAATCTCTCGTACTTCTGAATTGAAGTTAGTAGATAAGAAAACAGGTATAACTTTAAGTACCAATAACATTCCTTATGGTTCTACAATATTTGTAGAGGATGGCGATAAGTTAAAAGCAGGAGATGTAGTATGTGCTTGGGATCCATATAACGGTGTAATTATTTCAGAATTTGCCGGTAAAGTGAGATATGAAAATATTGAGCAAGGGGTAACCTATCAAGTTGAAATTGATGAGCAAACAGGTTTCCAAGAAAAAGTAATTTCAGAATCTAGAAACAAGAAATTAATACCAACACTTATTGTTGAAGATGCTAAAGGCGAAGCAATTCGTTCTTACAACTTACCAGTAGGTGCGCACATTATGATTGATGATGGAGAGAAAATTAAGATTGGTAAAATCTTAGTGAAAATTCCACGTAAATCTGCTAAATCAGGGGATATTACCGGAGGTTTACCAAGAGTTACAGAATTATTCGAAGCTCGTAACCCTTCTAATCCAGCTGTAGTAAGTGAGATAGATGGTGTGGTTTCTTTCGGAAAAATTAAGAGAGGTAATCGTGAGATTATTGTAGAATCTAAATTAGGCGATATTAAGAAATACTTAGTCAAATTATCGAATCAAATTCTTGTGCAAGAAAATGATTTCATAAAAGCAGGTATGCCGCTTTCAGATGGTTCTATTACGCCTAACGATATTTTAAATATTAAAGGGCCTGCAGCGGTACAACAATACTTAGTGAACGAAGTTCAAGAAGTTTATCGTTTACAAGGTGTAAAAATTAACGATAAGCACTTCGAAGTTGTCGTGAGACAAATGATGCGTAAAGTGAGAATTATTGACTCTGGAGATACTATTTTCTTAGAAGATCAATTAGCACATAAAGCAGATTTTATCGAAGAAAACGATGCTATTTTTGGTATGAAAGTAGTGGAGAGTGCCGGAGAATCTTCAAACTTAAAAGAAGGACAGATTATTACAGCTTTCGAATTAAGAGACGAAAATTCTTTATTACGACGTGAAGATAAGAAGCTAGTTGAGGCTCGTGATGCGAGACCAGCTACAGCAACGCCAATACTACAAGGTATTACGCGCGCCTCTTTACAGACTAAATCGTTTATTTCTGCGGCGTCGTTCCAGGAAACAACGAAGGTGCTTAACGAAGCAGCAGTTGCTGGTAAAATAGATACTTTAGAAGGTCTTAAGGAAAATGTAATCGTAGGACACAGAATTCCAGCAGGAACAGGAATGCGTGCTTATGAGAATATCATTGTAGGATCTAAAGAAGAGTTTGACCAGATGATGCAAGCCAAAAAAGAAGTAAATTATAATTAG
- a CDS encoding DUF3467 domain-containing protein: MADHNDNNDNKPKQNQINIELDEKVAEGTYSNLAIINHSVSEFVVDFVSIMPGTPKSKVKSRIILTPQHAKRLLKALNDNVKRFEKAHGEIKDYEQPPIPLNFGPTGQA, from the coding sequence ATGGCAGATCACAACGATAACAATGATAACAAACCAAAACAAAATCAAATTAATATTGAATTGGATGAAAAAGTAGCTGAAGGTACTTATTCTAATTTAGCAATCATTAATCATTCTGTTTCTGAGTTTGTAGTCGATTTTGTAAGTATTATGCCTGGAACACCTAAGAGTAAGGTGAAATCCAGAATTATCTTGACACCACAACATGCAAAGCGATTATTAAAAGCATTAAACGATAACGTTAAACGTTTCGAAAAAGCACATGGTGAAATCAAAGATTATGAGCAACCTCCAATCCCGTTAAATTTTGGACCAACTGGACAAGCCTAG
- a CDS encoding peptide chain release factor 3, translating to MKFLDEIKRRRTFGIISHPDAGKTTLTEKLLLFGGAIQEAGAVKSNKIKKGATSDFMEIERQRGISVATSVLAFEYDGIKINILDTPGHKDFAEDTFRTLTAVDSVIVVIDVAKGVEEQTEKLVEVCRMRNIPMIVFINKMDREGKDAFELLDEIEQKLGLKVTPLSFPIGMGYDFKGIYNIWEKNINLFSGDSRKNIEETIEISDLNSKELNKLIGDKAADTLREELELIEGIYPKFDNDAYLEGALQPVFFGSALNSFGVRELLDCFVEIAPKPRAKKSEERLVKPDEDKFTGFVFKIHANMDPNHRNRLAFVKIVSGEFKRNTPYLHVRHNKKVKFSSPNAFFAEKKEIVDISYPGDIVGLQDTGTFKIGDTLTEGEVLNYKGVPSFSPEHFRYINNADPLKSKQLYKGIDQLMDEGVAQLFTLELNGRKVIGTVGALQYEVIQYRLEHEYGAKCTYENLNVYKACWVEPKDPKNDEFKEFLRVKQRFLAKDKRNQLVFLADSAFSLQMTQQKYPSIKFHYVSEFE from the coding sequence ATGAAGTTTTTAGACGAAATCAAAAGAAGGAGAACCTTTGGTATTATATCGCATCCTGATGCAGGAAAGACCACTTTAACTGAAAAATTATTGCTATTTGGAGGTGCCATTCAAGAAGCGGGTGCAGTAAAAAGCAATAAAATTAAGAAAGGGGCTACCAGTGATTTTATGGAGATTGAACGTCAGCGTGGTATTTCTGTTGCGACATCGGTACTTGCTTTTGAATATGATGGCATAAAAATCAATATTCTTGATACCCCTGGTCACAAAGATTTTGCTGAAGATACCTTTAGAACCTTAACCGCTGTAGACAGTGTGATTGTTGTTATTGATGTTGCAAAAGGTGTTGAAGAACAAACTGAAAAATTGGTGGAAGTTTGCCGTATGCGCAACATTCCAATGATTGTATTCATAAATAAAATGGATCGAGAAGGTAAAGATGCTTTTGAATTATTAGATGAAATTGAACAAAAATTAGGGTTAAAGGTAACCCCATTGAGCTTCCCCATTGGTATGGGCTATGATTTTAAAGGCATTTATAATATCTGGGAGAAAAACATCAATTTATTTAGTGGCGATAGTCGGAAAAACATCGAGGAAACTATAGAGATTTCTGATTTAAATTCTAAAGAGTTAAATAAATTAATTGGTGATAAAGCGGCAGACACTTTACGCGAAGAGTTAGAATTAATAGAAGGTATTTACCCAAAATTTGATAATGACGCTTATTTAGAGGGGGCGCTTCAACCCGTGTTCTTTGGTTCTGCTTTAAACAGCTTTGGTGTGAGAGAATTATTAGATTGTTTCGTTGAAATAGCACCAAAACCAAGAGCGAAAAAAAGTGAAGAACGCCTAGTAAAACCAGATGAAGATAAGTTTACAGGTTTTGTTTTTAAGATCCATGCTAACATGGATCCTAATCATAGAAATCGTTTGGCTTTTGTAAAAATAGTCTCTGGTGAATTTAAACGTAACACGCCTTATTTGCATGTTAGACATAATAAGAAAGTGAAATTTTCAAGTCCAAATGCTTTTTTTGCTGAAAAGAAAGAAATAGTAGACATCTCCTATCCAGGAGATATTGTGGGCTTACAAGACACAGGAACCTTTAAAATTGGTGATACATTAACCGAAGGAGAGGTGCTTAATTATAAAGGTGTACCAAGTTTTTCACCAGAACATTTTAGATATATTAATAATGCAGATCCTTTAAAATCTAAACAATTATATAAAGGCATCGACCAATTGATGGATGAAGGTGTGGCTCAATTATTTACACTAGAATTGAACGGCAGAAAAGTAATTGGTACTGTTGGTGCTTTACAATATGAAGTTATTCAATACCGTTTAGAACATGAATACGGTGCAAAGTGTACTTATGAAAACTTAAATGTATATAAAGCTTGCTGGGTAGAGCCCAAAGACCCAAAAAATGATGAATTCAAAGAATTTTTGAGAGTAAAGCAACGCTTTTTAGCTAAAGACAAAAGAAATCAATTGGTCTTCTTAGCCGATTCAGCTTTTTCATTGCAAATGACTCAACAAAAGTATCCTAGCATTAAATTTCACTACGTTTCAGAATTCGAGTAA
- the idi gene encoding isopentenyl-diphosphate Delta-isomerase, which yields MTEEKVILVNEKDEQIGLMPKMEAHEKGLLHRAFSVFVFNERNELMIQQRALSKYHSPGLWTNTCCSHQREGESNLDAGKRRLMEEMGFVTPLTEKTSFIYKAPFDNGLTEHELDHIMIGYFNEEPKINKAEVEAWKWMSLESVKKDMKEQPDLYTAWFKIIFDKFYEFINITDKAS from the coding sequence ATGACAGAAGAAAAAGTAATTCTAGTAAACGAAAAAGACGAGCAAATAGGTTTAATGCCAAAAATGGAAGCCCATGAAAAGGGGCTATTACATCGTGCATTTTCAGTATTTGTTTTTAATGAAAGGAATGAACTAATGATTCAGCAACGGGCGTTAAGCAAATACCATTCACCTGGCTTATGGACTAATACATGTTGCAGCCATCAAAGAGAAGGAGAAAGCAATCTCGATGCAGGTAAAAGACGTTTAATGGAAGAAATGGGGTTTGTAACGCCGCTAACCGAAAAAACATCCTTTATTTACAAGGCACCTTTTGATAATGGACTAACCGAGCATGAATTAGATCACATCATGATTGGGTACTTTAACGAGGAGCCCAAAATAAACAAAGCAGAAGTCGAGGCATGGAAATGGATGTCTTTAGAGTCTGTAAAAAAAGATATGAAAGAACAGCCAGATTTATACACGGCATGGTTTAAAATCATTTTCGATAAGTTTTATGAATTTATAAATATTACTGATAAAGCCTCTTAA
- a CDS encoding 6-carboxytetrahydropterin synthase, whose product MKVTVSRRAHFNAAHRLYRKDWSQEKNDAIFGKCNNPNFHGHNYELIASVTGEIDQETGYVIDVKVLKDIIKTEIEDAFDHKNLNLDVPEFKELNPTAENIVVIIHQKIKSKLESNLDLEVTLYETPRNFVSYSGK is encoded by the coding sequence ATGAAAGTTACAGTAAGTAGAAGAGCACATTTTAATGCAGCCCATAGATTATACAGAAAAGATTGGAGTCAGGAAAAGAATGATGCCATTTTTGGAAAGTGTAACAATCCAAATTTTCATGGACATAATTACGAGTTGATAGCTAGCGTTACCGGAGAAATAGATCAGGAAACGGGCTATGTTATAGATGTAAAAGTTTTAAAAGATATTATTAAAACTGAAATTGAAGACGCTTTTGATCATAAAAATCTAAATTTAGATGTCCCTGAATTTAAGGAATTGAATCCAACAGCAGAAAATATCGTTGTGATTATTCATCAAAAAATCAAATCAAAATTAGAGTCCAACCTTGATTTAGAAGTGACACTTTATGAAACACCGCGTAATTTTGTAAGCTATTCAGGTAAATAA
- a CDS encoding type I phosphomannose isomerase catalytic subunit codes for MINKLYPLKFKPILKDKIWGGKKLDALLNKKSDSVTLGESWEISDVEGDNSRVVNGAFKNKSLKSLLEQYQSDLIGEKNYKVYGNKFPLLIKFIDAKEDLSIQLHPNDTLAAKRHNSFGKTEMWYVMQADDNANIIVGFNQEVTPEVYLQHLEDKTLTEILNFDKVKTGDAYFIDVGRVHAIGAGVLLAEIQQTSDITYRIYDWDRMDSEGNARELHNDLALEAINFKMKDDFRVQYSKAKNKSSEMVACPYFTVNHLLVTNKTLQKKNTFDSFIIYLCVDGAATIKVNNHSETLLKGETLLIPACFMSYEISAEKATLLEVYV; via the coding sequence ATGATTAATAAACTCTATCCACTAAAGTTTAAGCCCATTCTTAAAGATAAAATTTGGGGAGGCAAAAAGCTGGATGCCTTGTTAAATAAAAAAAGCGACTCTGTTACTCTTGGAGAAAGTTGGGAGATTAGTGATGTTGAGGGTGATAACTCAAGAGTTGTTAATGGCGCTTTTAAAAATAAATCACTTAAATCTTTGTTAGAGCAGTACCAATCAGATTTAATTGGTGAAAAGAATTATAAAGTCTATGGTAATAAATTTCCATTACTTATTAAATTTATTGACGCTAAGGAAGATTTATCTATTCAATTGCACCCTAATGATACATTAGCAGCAAAACGCCATAATTCCTTCGGGAAAACCGAAATGTGGTATGTCATGCAGGCAGATGATAATGCTAATATTATTGTGGGATTTAATCAAGAAGTAACACCCGAAGTCTATTTACAGCATTTAGAAGACAAAACACTTACAGAAATATTAAATTTTGATAAAGTAAAAACAGGAGATGCTTATTTTATTGATGTTGGTAGGGTACATGCTATAGGTGCAGGCGTTTTATTAGCCGAAATACAACAAACGAGTGATATTACCTATCGTATTTACGATTGGGACCGGATGGATAGTGAAGGTAATGCACGTGAGTTACATAACGATTTAGCTTTAGAAGCCATCAATTTTAAGATGAAAGATGATTTTAGAGTGCAGTATTCAAAAGCTAAAAACAAGTCTAGTGAAATGGTAGCTTGTCCCTATTTTACAGTGAATCATTTACTGGTAACTAACAAAACACTTCAGAAGAAAAACACCTTCGATTCTTTTATTATCTATCTCTGTGTAGATGGTGCAGCCACTATTAAAGTAAACAACCATTCTGAAACATTATTAAAAGGCGAAACCTTGTTAATACCAGCCTGTTTCATGTCTTATGAAATTAGTGCAGAAAAAGCAACGTTATTAGAAGTTTATGTTTAA
- a CDS encoding DUF4369 domain-containing protein — MQKLIVLACLCFLFSCGNETTSDKLIVKGNIKGLKKGTVYLKKAKDSLLITVDSLKIDGNSQFELESDIIEPELFFLYLNKNDNLDDRISFFGNKGITEINTTLKNFVFDAKVTGSKQQDVLNEYRLVLSKFNNQNLDLIKENFDAAKAQDTALVFKTEKAYKNLERRKYLYTVNFAINNKDSEVAPYLALTELYNANIKLLDTVNNSLTPNIKASLYGKALQRFVDRIKQEEQ; from the coding sequence ATGCAAAAATTAATAGTATTAGCCTGTTTATGTTTTTTGTTCTCTTGTGGAAATGAGACAACATCAGACAAACTTATTGTAAAAGGAAACATTAAAGGCTTAAAAAAAGGAACAGTCTATTTAAAGAAAGCTAAAGATAGTTTGTTAATAACCGTTGATTCTTTAAAAATTGATGGCAATTCACAATTTGAATTAGAAAGTGACATTATTGAACCTGAACTCTTCTTTTTATATCTTAATAAAAATGATAATCTTGACGATAGAATCTCTTTTTTTGGTAACAAAGGCATCACAGAAATTAACACGACGCTTAAAAACTTTGTTTTTGATGCTAAAGTGACTGGTTCTAAACAGCAAGATGTTTTAAATGAATACAGACTTGTATTGTCAAAATTCAATAATCAGAATTTAGATTTAATAAAAGAAAATTTTGATGCAGCAAAAGCTCAGGATACCGCTTTAGTGTTTAAAACTGAAAAAGCCTATAAAAATCTGGAGAGACGAAAATACCTTTACACTGTTAATTTTGCTATTAATAATAAAGATAGCGAAGTCGCTCCTTATTTAGCTTTAACAGAACTGTACAATGCTAATATTAAACTTCTAGACACTGTAAACAATTCGTTGACACCAAATATTAAAGCCTCTCTATATGGAAAAGCATTACAACGCTTCGTAGATAGAATAAAGCAAGAAGAGCAATAA
- a CDS encoding DUF819 domain-containing protein, whose product MNTTPLFTNDTVIFGVLMISLGFIFYTESLKGGFWEKFYKIVPGLFMAYMVPALFTTIGLIAPEWESTSDAGEIVTGKSNLYFVASRYLLPAALVLMTLSIDLKAVFNLGWRALVMFFTGTIGIVIGGPIAILLISMVSPETVGGAGPDAVWRGLSTLAGSWIGGGANQTAMLEIYGFNQAKYGTMVFVDIVVANVWMAVLLIGIGKSDRINKWLKADNSSIEELKEKVSTFSAKIKRDASLTDLMIIAAIAFGSVGMAHLSASFLAPFFERLVSNIESPTTKNIFTFLGSTFFWMISISTIIAILLSFTKARNYEGAGASKYGSVFIYILVASIGMKMDLTLIFDNAGLIAVGIIWMSIHALLLIIVAKFIKAPYFFLAVGSQANVGGAASAPIVASAFHPSLATVGVLLAVFGYAVGTIAAIGCTILMELAAAG is encoded by the coding sequence ATGAACACAACCCCTTTATTTACCAATGACACTGTCATTTTTGGTGTATTGATGATAAGCTTAGGATTTATATTTTATACGGAATCACTAAAAGGTGGTTTTTGGGAAAAGTTTTATAAAATTGTGCCTGGCCTTTTTATGGCTTATATGGTACCTGCTTTATTTACAACTATTGGTTTGATTGCTCCTGAATGGGAATCAACATCTGACGCTGGAGAAATAGTTACTGGTAAATCTAATCTCTATTTTGTAGCTAGTCGTTACTTATTGCCTGCTGCATTGGTATTAATGACATTAAGCATTGATTTAAAAGCCGTTTTCAATTTAGGTTGGCGGGCGTTAGTGATGTTTTTTACTGGAACTATAGGTATTGTAATAGGTGGCCCCATTGCTATATTATTAATTTCCATGGTCTCTCCAGAAACTGTAGGAGGCGCGGGACCTGATGCGGTTTGGAGGGGATTATCAACCTTAGCTGGAAGCTGGATAGGTGGTGGCGCGAACCAAACTGCTATGCTAGAAATATACGGTTTCAACCAAGCAAAATATGGTACAATGGTATTTGTCGATATTGTGGTAGCCAATGTATGGATGGCCGTTTTACTTATTGGAATTGGAAAATCTGATCGTATTAACAAATGGTTAAAAGCAGATAATTCGTCCATTGAAGAATTAAAAGAAAAAGTGTCAACCTTTTCGGCAAAAATAAAAAGGGATGCTTCATTAACAGACTTAATGATTATAGCGGCTATCGCATTTGGCTCTGTAGGCATGGCGCATTTATCGGCAAGTTTCTTAGCGCCTTTTTTCGAAAGACTCGTTTCCAATATAGAATCACCAACAACTAAAAACATATTCACTTTTCTAGGCTCTACCTTCTTTTGGATGATAAGTATCTCTACTATTATTGCGATACTATTATCGTTTACCAAAGCCAGAAATTATGAAGGCGCTGGTGCTAGTAAATATGGCAGTGTATTTATTTACATACTTGTCGCTTCTATTGGTATGAAAATGGATTTAACGCTTATTTTTGATAATGCTGGGCTCATTGCTGTTGGTATTATTTGGATGAGCATACATGCCTTATTATTAATAATTGTAGCGAAGTTTATTAAGGCCCCTTATTTTTTCTTAGCTGTAGGTAGCCAAGCTAATGTTGGTGGCGCAGCGTCGGCTCCAATAGTGGCATCAGCATTTCATCCTTCGTTAGCTACTGTTGGGGTATTATTGGCTGTTTTTGGCTATGCCGTTGGAACCATAGCTGCAATAGGTTGTACTATTTTAATGGAATTAGCTGCTGCCGGTTAG